In bacterium, the following are encoded in one genomic region:
- a CDS encoding tetratricopeptide repeat protein, translated as MSDEKRTDVALNAFVVGALHEYAEEYGKALTAYSTALRFDNDAAIHDAIVRCALATEDHVTALSHLRSALAVGSDSTRRLKLLGEAYMAAGRPDSALMYFEQVLLRTEDEQVLHAAAGLHMKQGAYMRAAALYGKLRERNPQKYGYTLMLAESLMKAGNWDSASDLLYPLAGDSAIGHEDRLQIGKLYFQKSLEEHRDVTRAIAVFDTLHASFPKDWRPLWFRGAVLFNEGAIDDAIVSFEEVLRLAPDNREAVSVLARALISRERYEKAISLLSGVVDRGEASAETYTLLGHVYGVLGDHNRAKKALEEALRLDPSNEALRDTVEKMNHQP; from the coding sequence TTGTCGGACGAAAAGCGCACGGACGTCGCGCTCAACGCCTTTGTTGTCGGCGCTCTCCACGAATACGCCGAAGAGTACGGGAAGGCGTTGACCGCATATTCCACCGCCCTGCGTTTCGACAACGATGCCGCGATACACGACGCCATCGTACGCTGCGCACTCGCGACGGAGGATCATGTCACCGCGCTTTCGCATCTTCGCAGTGCACTTGCGGTGGGCAGTGACAGCACGCGGCGTCTGAAATTACTTGGTGAAGCGTATATGGCCGCGGGACGCCCCGACTCCGCCCTCATGTATTTCGAGCAGGTACTCCTGCGTACCGAGGACGAGCAGGTGCTGCACGCTGCGGCGGGACTCCATATGAAACAGGGAGCGTACATGCGCGCCGCCGCTCTGTATGGCAAGCTCCGGGAACGTAACCCGCAGAAGTATGGCTACACACTCATGCTTGCCGAATCACTCATGAAAGCCGGCAACTGGGACTCCGCCTCCGATCTGCTCTATCCCCTTGCCGGAGACAGCGCCATCGGGCACGAAGACCGCCTCCAGATCGGCAAACTGTATTTTCAGAAATCCCTCGAAGAGCACAGGGATGTCACGCGCGCGATCGCAGTATTCGACACGCTGCATGCAAGCTTCCCGAAAGACTGGCGTCCCCTCTGGTTTCGCGGCGCCGTGCTTTTCAACGAGGGCGCAATCGACGACGCCATCGTTTCGTTCGAGGAAGTTCTGCGACTGGCACCGGACAACCGGGAGGCCGTCTCCGTCCTTGCGCGCGCCCTGATATCAAGAGAGCGCTACGAAAAAGCAATCTCACTGCTCAGCGGCGTCGTCGACCGTGGCGAGGCCAGCGCTGAAACATATACACTGCTCGGACACGTATACGGAGTGCTCGGAGATCACAATCGCGCGAAAAAGGCGCTCGAAGAAGCTCTGCGGTTGGATCCCTCGAATGAAGCACTGCGCGATACCGTCGAAAAAATGAACCATCAACCCTGA
- the rplU gene encoding 50S ribosomal protein L21, which yields MYAIVNISGKQFKVTTAQKLYVPLLETEVGGKVEFDDVKLFSDDSGVVVGTPSVDAMKVTATVLEHMKDDKVVVFKKKRRKGYRKLNGHRQQFTRIEIDSIEK from the coding sequence ATGTACGCGATTGTCAACATCAGCGGAAAACAGTTCAAGGTCACGACCGCGCAGAAGCTGTACGTCCCGCTGCTCGAAACCGAAGTCGGCGGCAAAGTGGAATTCGACGATGTGAAGCTGTTCTCCGATGACAGCGGTGTCGTTGTCGGTACCCCGTCGGTCGACGCCATGAAAGTGACTGCGACTGTGCTTGAGCACATGAAGGATGACAAAGTGGTCGTCTTCAAGAAAAAGCGCCGCAAAGGGTATCGTAAGCTGAACGGTCACCGTCAGCAGTTCACCCGCATCGAAATCGACAGTATCGAAAAATAA
- the rpmA gene encoding 50S ribosomal protein L27 has product MAHKKGLGSSRNGRDSNPQYLGVKAFGGEHVTAGSIIVRQRGTKFHPGNNVKRAGDDSLFALVDGTVTFERVGRDRKQVSVYPPEA; this is encoded by the coding sequence ATGGCCCATAAAAAAGGACTCGGCAGTTCCCGCAATGGTCGCGACAGCAATCCCCAGTACCTGGGTGTCAAGGCCTTCGGCGGTGAGCATGTAACGGCGGGATCCATCATCGTGCGTCAGCGCGGTACCAAGTTCCATCCCGGCAACAATGTCAAGCGTGCCGGCGACGACAGCCTTTTCGCGCTCGTCGACGGAACGGTGACCTTTGAGCGCGTTGGCCGTGATCGCAAGCAGGTCAGCGTGTATCCGCCCGAGGCGTAA
- a CDS encoding DUF2892 domain-containing protein, producing MKLNVGSSDRIIRIAAGIILIALFFILDGGLRYIGLLGIVILLTAAFNYCPLYTVLGMSTRKATSDNDTRS from the coding sequence ATGAAACTGAACGTCGGATCATCTGACCGCATCATCCGTATTGCCGCAGGAATCATTCTCATCGCACTGTTCTTCATTCTGGATGGCGGATTGCGTTATATCGGTCTGCTGGGCATCGTGATACTGCTGACAGCCGCCTTCAACTACTGTCCGCTCTATACCGTCCTTGGTATGTCGACCCGCAAAGCCACATCCGACAACGACACGCGGAGCTGA
- a CDS encoding T9SS type A sorting domain-containing protein — translation MKSPLLRFLPLFFILFQTAVAGPGDTLVVQTFTWEWPVNSGWNSPKEGWFEFPSGDVQYEKILMYYKLKCDPSQNPACGEWDYLTYARLYDHTGVYDSNEVTHPNFTINGATPDTVGYMNSPSWRFYPRLEQNIVYDDTTDFAAYQIGDGSEVMEAFRDGSPDGSMYFLWTQEEMTTAGVAFENLTGLRFQAGEGESSRCRLSVRLRRYTAGVWQDNTPLRDLGWVTVYDGAYMLEPNAWNAVQFIQPFSYWSGDVLVEIRFDDVEGEGVTLLASDAGEERSFISMETDGLLSFDVYSHVNCGNFPELNDTQAFTLEAWLKPDMLRSWSNLIIRGAGNDNRIGIQFNAPESGRSDVYCLVGNGSNSYGRTENRPISYGDWVHIAMVYDGTQNTQDSRLRLYLNGEEQNLSFNGTIPAFTSVNDADLTISSPKDQALTGRMDAVRIWGAALSESEVREHAFAQLNASDPMFDQLLAAYNFNEDSGDIVTDMTGNHDGQLIAALRDDFNGWRVKGFTAQTNRPNIMIEQGTFTSHVEETLVIDTVENMPQLLVLFSDTTRPTMPTDSMFVWPPYYSYNFAPDGSIIDSQLVSVDSWLYREDYFYYDPFEIIDRYELGRYITPYGIGLDLGEGWTWVYDVTDFAPLLRDSVHLTAGNFQELLDMKFIFIEGTPPRDVLGIENVWQGTFSLKTFETAVPARTIQLNPEAEMFKLRTTATGHDFDNATNCAEFCPKIHSVKVNGTQRWSWQIIQECSTNPLYPQGGTWIYSRAGWCPGMEATTEEFDLTPYINGDEVEIDYDSQYDEFGRYVFESQLVSYGAPNHQVDAAVDAIIAPSRENLNRRFNPTCGQPRIVVQNRGEQPLTSMSITYGPRGGNSNTYEWTGSLEFMEKETVLLPAFDWGEWSGENMFDVRLTAVNGGSDEYAYNDAQYSFFDLVPRFDSKLVVRFNTNNAPNENRWEVLDSDGSAVYSRSGFSAGTTYYDTLDLAPGCYEIVLHDTGQDGISWWANNDGTGSFQFRLVGGGLWDSVNPDFGKNTRYPFRYSNLVAVEDVPVPKDGFTLYPNPASEQLHVAFDTPEATALHVEIYNMLGECVYRGSEREVHGSFSEDISTASLRAGSYVAAIVDGARILRRMKFSIVH, via the coding sequence ATGAAATCTCCACTCCTACGTTTCCTCCCACTGTTTTTCATCCTTTTTCAGACGGCCGTTGCAGGACCCGGTGATACGCTTGTCGTACAGACCTTCACCTGGGAATGGCCTGTGAATTCCGGATGGAATTCGCCGAAGGAAGGATGGTTCGAATTTCCTTCAGGCGACGTGCAGTACGAGAAAATTCTCATGTACTACAAGCTGAAATGCGATCCGTCGCAGAATCCGGCATGCGGGGAGTGGGATTATCTCACGTATGCCCGTTTGTATGACCACACGGGTGTGTATGATTCCAACGAGGTGACGCATCCCAATTTCACGATCAACGGTGCGACACCGGATACTGTCGGCTATATGAATTCACCTTCCTGGCGATTCTATCCGCGTCTCGAGCAAAACATTGTCTACGATGACACGACGGACTTTGCCGCCTATCAGATCGGTGACGGGAGTGAAGTCATGGAAGCCTTCCGCGACGGCAGTCCGGACGGCAGCATGTACTTTCTCTGGACGCAGGAGGAAATGACCACGGCCGGAGTGGCGTTTGAGAATCTCACGGGACTCCGTTTCCAGGCAGGCGAAGGGGAAAGCAGCCGCTGCCGTCTGTCGGTGCGTCTGCGCCGCTATACCGCTGGCGTGTGGCAGGACAATACTCCCCTGCGCGATCTTGGCTGGGTCACTGTCTACGACGGCGCATACATGCTGGAGCCGAACGCCTGGAACGCCGTGCAGTTCATCCAGCCCTTCAGCTACTGGTCGGGTGATGTGCTCGTCGAAATTCGCTTTGATGACGTCGAAGGTGAGGGCGTGACCCTGCTCGCTTCGGACGCCGGTGAAGAACGCAGCTTCATATCGATGGAGACTGACGGACTGCTGTCGTTCGATGTCTACAGTCATGTCAACTGCGGCAACTTTCCGGAACTGAACGATACGCAGGCGTTCACACTGGAAGCATGGCTCAAGCCGGACATGCTGCGCAGCTGGTCGAATCTCATCATCCGCGGAGCGGGCAACGACAACCGGATTGGAATTCAGTTCAACGCTCCGGAAAGCGGACGCAGTGATGTGTACTGCCTCGTCGGGAATGGATCGAATTCGTATGGAAGGACGGAGAACCGTCCCATCAGCTACGGCGACTGGGTGCATATCGCGATGGTGTACGACGGAACGCAGAACACGCAGGACAGCCGTCTTCGTCTCTATCTCAACGGAGAGGAACAGAATCTTTCCTTCAACGGCACCATCCCGGCCTTCACGTCGGTCAATGACGCCGATCTCACAATATCTTCGCCAAAGGATCAGGCACTGACCGGACGCATGGATGCAGTGCGCATCTGGGGAGCAGCCCTGTCGGAATCCGAGGTCAGGGAGCACGCGTTCGCGCAGCTCAATGCCTCTGATCCGATGTTCGATCAGCTGCTTGCCGCATACAACTTCAACGAGGATAGCGGCGACATCGTCACGGATATGACCGGCAACCATGACGGACAGCTTATTGCTGCGCTGCGAGATGATTTCAATGGATGGCGGGTGAAGGGTTTCACCGCGCAGACGAACCGCCCGAACATCATGATCGAGCAGGGGACGTTCACTTCCCACGTCGAGGAAACGCTTGTCATCGATACGGTGGAGAACATGCCCCAACTGCTCGTGCTGTTTTCAGATACCACCCGCCCGACGATGCCGACCGACAGCATGTTTGTCTGGCCGCCATACTACTCCTATAATTTTGCGCCGGACGGAAGTATCATCGATTCGCAGCTCGTCTCTGTCGATTCATGGCTCTACCGGGAAGATTATTTTTACTATGATCCGTTCGAAATCATCGATCGGTATGAACTGGGTCGCTATATCACACCGTACGGCATCGGACTCGACCTGGGTGAAGGCTGGACGTGGGTGTATGATGTCACCGATTTTGCTCCGCTGCTGCGCGATTCCGTGCATCTGACGGCGGGCAATTTCCAGGAACTGCTCGACATGAAGTTCATCTTTATCGAAGGAACGCCCCCGCGCGACGTCCTCGGTATCGAGAACGTATGGCAGGGGACCTTCAGTCTTAAAACCTTCGAGACAGCTGTTCCCGCGCGTACCATACAGCTCAATCCCGAGGCAGAGATGTTCAAGCTGCGTACGACGGCCACGGGACATGATTTTGACAATGCGACGAACTGCGCGGAGTTCTGCCCGAAAATCCACAGCGTCAAAGTGAATGGTACGCAGCGCTGGAGCTGGCAGATCATCCAGGAATGTTCCACCAATCCGTTGTACCCGCAGGGTGGGACCTGGATTTATTCCCGCGCCGGTTGGTGTCCGGGGATGGAAGCGACGACGGAGGAATTCGACCTCACACCCTATATCAACGGCGATGAAGTCGAAATCGACTACGACAGTCAGTACGACGAATTCGGCCGCTACGTGTTTGAATCCCAGCTGGTTTCTTACGGTGCACCCAACCACCAGGTGGATGCGGCCGTCGACGCCATCATCGCGCCCAGCCGGGAAAACCTCAACAGGCGTTTCAATCCCACCTGCGGACAGCCGCGCATCGTGGTTCAGAACCGCGGAGAGCAGCCGCTCACCAGCATGTCCATCACCTACGGTCCCCGGGGTGGAAACAGTAACACGTACGAATGGACAGGCAGTCTGGAGTTCATGGAAAAGGAAACCGTCCTTCTTCCCGCTTTCGACTGGGGTGAATGGTCCGGTGAAAATATGTTTGACGTCAGGCTGACGGCCGTCAATGGTGGCAGCGACGAGTATGCGTACAACGACGCCCAGTACAGTTTCTTCGATCTGGTTCCCCGTTTCGACTCCAAGCTGGTGGTGCGTTTCAATACCAACAATGCGCCGAACGAAAACCGCTGGGAAGTGCTCGACAGTGACGGTTCAGCTGTCTACAGTCGCAGTGGTTTCTCCGCCGGAACCACGTATTACGACACACTTGACCTGGCGCCGGGCTGTTACGAAATCGTCCTTCACGATACGGGGCAGGATGGTATCAGCTGGTGGGCCAACAATGACGGCACCGGGTCGTTCCAGTTCCGTCTCGTCGGCGGGGGACTGTGGGACAGTGTGAACCCGGACTTCGGGAAGAACACCCGCTATCCCTTCCGCTACAGCAATCTGGTCGCCGTCGAGGATGTCCCAGTCCCGAAAGATGGCTTTACCCTGTATCCGAATCCTGCCAGCGAACAGCTGCATGTCGCATTCGACACACCGGAAGCAACCGCTCTCCATGTCGAGATCTACAACATGCTCGGTGAGTGCGTGTATCGCGGCAGTGAGCGTGAAGTTCATGGCAGCTTCAGTGAAGACATTTCCACCGCATCGCTGCGTGCCGGATCCTACGTCGCCGCGATCGTGGACGGAGCGCGTATCCTGCGCCGCATGAAATTCAGCATCGTGCACTGA